A genome region from Cucumis sativus cultivar 9930 chromosome 4, Cucumber_9930_V3, whole genome shotgun sequence includes the following:
- the LOC101213452 gene encoding protein LURP-one-related 17 produces MLFFKSSSGAVHQESQLPPEELKETCAVSGSPVSLTVWRKSLLLSCNGFTVIDRNGNIVYRVDNYTGRPEEMILMDGLGKSVLTMCRSKKLGLGENWCVYEGEVEGKTKGRKNKPICRVKKNINILHVDPNRKVLAHVYDYRISKKKYAYSVEGSYGERSCKVLDGASRRVVAEVRRKEAVKGGVCFGGEVFVLVIVPGFDCGLAMALVLLLDQMFS; encoded by the exons ATGCTCTTCTTCAAATCTTCATCCGGAGCAGTGCACCAAGAATCCCAGCTGCCCCCGGAGGAGCTCAAGGAAACCTGCGCCGTTTCTGGCTCACCTGTCTCACTGACGGTGTGGAGGAAGTCACTCCTACTCTCCTGCAACGGCTTCACAGTGATCGATCGTAACGGAAACATCGTATACAGAGTCGACAATTACACCGGACGACCAGAGGAAATGATTCTGATGGACGGCCTCGGAAAATCCGTCCTCACAATGTGCCGTTCCAAG AAGCTAGGATTAGGGGAAAACTGGTGCGTATACGAAGGGGAAGTAGAAGGAAAAACTAAGGGAAGAAAGAACAAACCAATATGTCGAGTGAAGAAGAACATAAACATACTACATGTGGATCCGAATAGGAAAGTACTAGCGCATGTATACGATTACAGAATATCGAAGAAGAAGTACGCGTATAGCGTGGAAGGTTCATACGGAGAGCGATCGTGCAAGGTATTGGATGGTGCGTCGAGGAGAGTGGTGGCGGAGGTGAGGAGGAAGGAGGCGGTGAAGGGCGGGGTTTGTTTTGGGGGGGAGGTATTCGTTCTGGTGATTGTTCCTGGTTTTGATTGTGGATTAGCGATGGCTTTGGTTTTACTTTTGGATCAAATGTTCTCTTAG
- the LOC101222495 gene encoding respiratory burst oxidase homolog protein A, which translates to MTTTPEQECRWGSDDITQLDTMIFGSQFSNLTEEFVEVTLDVQENNTVVLRSVEPATIINIDDGVSGGSATPALTSPSTSRSTSVKRSSSHRFRQFSHELKVEARAKAKHFSHELKTELRKFSWSRSHVSKAFPASSSTVNSNGGVGAEQNGMDSALAARDLRRQRAKLDRTRSGAEKALYGLRFISKKNKTTGVDSYSELESNFNKLAKDGFLSRADFAQCIGMKDSKEFALELFDALSRRRRLNNSDQISRDDLFEFWLQITDQSFDSRLQIFFDMVDKNEDGHVTEEEVKEIIMLSASANKLSRLKEQAEEYAALIMEELDPERLGYIELWQLETLLLQKDTYMNYSRALSFTSQALSQNLQGIRQRSSIKRLGTKVLYFLRENWKRIWVLTLWIMVMVGLFIWKFFQYRNKNAFKIMGYCLTTAKGAAETLKFNMALILLPVCRNTITWLRKTKIGYYVPFDDNINFHKIIAVAIIVGIILHAGNHLACDFPRLLKSSDADYAYVMDDFGKNKPSYMDLVKGCEGVTGILMVIFMAIAFILATRWFRRNLIKLPHPFDRLTGYNAFWYSHHLFILVYILLIIHGLFLYLVHRWYLMTTWMYIAVPVLLYAGERILRFFRSGSYSVQIQKVAIYPGNVLKLQMFKPPQFHYKSGQYMFVQCPAVSPFEWHPFSITSAPGDDYLSIHVRQLGDWTQELKRVFSEVCEPSVPGKSGLLRADETTTKSLPKLSIDGPYGAPAQDYHKYDVLLLVGLGIGATPFISILKDLLNNIVKVEEQLDSPTDISSSGDINYLDKDCHAPKRKTNLKTTNAYFYWVTREQGSFDWFKGVMNEISELDQRGLIEMHNYLTSVYEEGDARSTLITMVQALNHAKNGVDIVSGTRVRTHFARPNWKKVLSKITSKHCGARIGVFYCGAPVLAKELGELCHEINQKGSAKLDFHKEHF; encoded by the exons ATGACCACGACTCCAGAGCAGGAGTGCCGATGGGGATCGGACGATATTACACAGCTTGACACGATGATTTTCGGATCACAGTTCAGCAACCTGACGGAGGAGTTTGTGGAGGTGACGCTTGATGTACAAGAAAACAACACGGTTGTGCTTCGAAGTGTTGAACCAGCCACTATAATCAATATCGACGATGGCGTCTCCGGTGGTTCTGCAACGCCGGCCTTAACTTCCCCTTCGACTTCTAGATCTACCTCGGTTAAGCGGAGTTCTTCGCATCGGTTTCGGCAGTTCTCTCATGAACTCAAGGTGGAAGCCAGAGCTAAGGCGAAGCATTTCTCTCACGAATTGAAGACCGAATTGAGGAAATTCTCATGGAGCCGGAGCCATGTGTCGAAAGCATTCCCCGCGTCATCTTCAACCGTGAACTCGAACGGTGGTGTTGGAGCAGAGCAAAACGGAATGGATTCGGCATTAGCTGCTAGAGATTTGAGAAGGCAACGAGCAAAGCTTGATCGAACTCGTTCCGGGGCCGAGAAGGCTTTATATGGATTAAGATTCAtaagcaaaaaaaacaaaacgaCTGGCGTCGATTCGTATAGTGAACTTGAGAGCAATTTCAATAAGCTTGCCAAGGACGGATTTCTCAGCCGCGCCGATTTCGCGCAATGCATAG GAATGAAGGATTCAAAAGAGTTTGCTCTGGAGTTGTTCGATGCTCTAAGTCGGAGACGAAGACTCAATAACTCGGATCAAATTAGTAGAGACGATTTGTTTGAGTTCTGGTTGCAAATTACAGATCAAAGTTTTGATTCCAGGCTTCAGATCTTCTTCGACAT GGTCGATAAGAACGAAGATGGCCATGTCACGgaagaagaagtaaaagag ATTATCATGCTAAGTGCGTCAGCCAACAAGCTGTCAAGACTTAAGGAACAAGCAGAGGAATATGCAGCCTTAATCATGGAAGAATTAGACCCAGAAAGACTAGGTTATATTGAG CTATGGCAATTGGAGACACTTCTGCTGCAAAAGGACACATACATGAACTACAGTCGTGCCTTAAGCTTTACCAGCCAAGCCTTGAGCCAGAACCTACAGGGCATTAGACAAAGAAGCTCAATTAAAAGACTTGGCACCAAAGTACTTTATTTTCTGCGAGAGAATTGGAAGCGAATTTGGGTTTTGACACTTTGGATTATGGTCATGGTTGGGCTTTTCATATGGAAGTTTTTTCAGTACAGAAATAAAAACGCCTTCAAAATTATGGGATACTGTCTCACCACGGCAAAGGGTGCGGCTGAGACCTTGAAGTTCAACATGGCACTCATTCTTTTGCCAGTTTGTAGAAATACTATTACTTGGCTAAGGAAAACCAAAATAGGTTACTACGTACCTTTTGATGACAACATCAATTTTCACAAG ATAATTGCGGTGGCTATTATAGTTGGTATCATTCTCCATGCTGGAAACCATCTTGCATGTGATTTTCCAAGGCTGCTAAAATCATCCGATGCTGACTATGCGTATGTAATGGATGACTTTGGTAAGAATAAGCCCAGCTATATGGACCTTGTTAAAGGGTGTGAAGGTGTTACGGGAATCTTAATGGTGATCTTCATGGCAATAGCTTTCATACTTGCAACACGATGGTTTCGGAGAAACCTCATTAAGCTACCCCACCCCTTTGATAGGCTCACTGGATACAATGCCTTCTGGTATTCACACCACTTATTCATTCTTGTTTACATATTGCTCATCATTCATGGCCTGTTCCTGTATCTCGTGCACAGATGGTATCTTATGACG ACATGGATGTATATTGCTGTTCCAGTTTTGCTGTATGCTGGAGAGAGGATCCTGAGATTCTTCCGCTCTGGATCATATAGTGTTCAAATCCAAAAG GTTGCCATTTATCCTGGAAATGTTCTCAAGTTGCAAATGTTCAAGCCGCCCCAATTTCATTACAAAAGTGGACAGTACATGTTTGTTCAGTGTCCTGCAGTTTCTCCCTTTGAATG GCATCCATTTTCAATTACCTCGGCTCCTGGAGATGACTACCTTAGCATCCATGTACGGCAGCTTGGTGATTGGACCCAAGAGCTTAAAAGGGTTTTCTCCGAGGTTTGTGAGCCTTCCGTCCCCGGCAAGAGTGGCCTTCTAAGAGCGGATGAAACTACAACTAAAAG TTTGCCAAAGCTTTCAATAGATGGACCATACGGTGCCCCAGCACAGGACTACCATAAATATGATGTGCTACTACTTGTTGGCTTAGGCATTGGGGCTACACCTTTCATCAGCATTTTGAAGGATTTGTTGAATAACATCGTGAAAGTGGAGGAGCAG CTGGATTCACCTACTGATATCAGTAGCTCTGGAGACATCAATTATCTGGACAAAGATTGTCACGCTCCTAAAAGAAAGACTAATCTGAAGACCACAAATGCCTACTTTTATTGGGTAACTAGAGAGCAGGGCTCCTTTGACTGGTTCAAAGGCGTTATGAATGAAATCTCCGAGCTGGATCAAAGG GGGTTAATTGAGATGCATAACTATCTGACTAGTGTGTATGAGGAAGGAGACGCTCGTTCAACTCTCATTACCATGGTTCAAGCCCTCAATCATGCTAAGAATGGAGTAGATATTGTATCTGGCACCAGg GTGCGAACCCACTTTGCGAGGCCCAACTGGAAGAAAGTTCTCAGCAAAATCACTTCCAAGCACTGTGGTGCCAGGATAG GTGTCTTCTATTGCGGAGCTCCAGTTTTGGCCAAAGAACTTGGTGAGCTCTGCCATGAGATTAACCAAAAGGGTTCAGCAAAGTTAGATTTTCATAAGGAGCATTTTTAA
- the LOC101222734 gene encoding probable membrane-associated kinase regulator 2: protein MESFSLLKYWRGGGGTGATAAADFAFNSNSSTSATATVVTAVPRKEVDTDEEENDSDDGPFFDLEFAVPDEDEGRKQGRNCIDGSEEEEEEEEENDDDDDDEEDEDGDGDEREFNFTLSSGSSNEHSDANLTFSPSDDLFFKGKLVPVEASSNGGSEPNVRPQLRVTLLKSAAKFRVFMSGLKKSKSNVEKKTETDGSVEETAKSETKEETTENPLVINENQPEKDQNQAKNKFFAVKFKVEEVPIMSLFTRDNSSRGSGVTTNNKPQKQTSDESTPEENRFSKDVLMQKYLKMVKPLYIRVSRRYGEKFKLSGQLILGAAGAKSSAPPSIAAPPTSPSAEKSLVETEAVQVKPPTTTTNNSKGRNMPAKLRVVCKHLGKSRSASSAVAAAPPGVAPSRRDDSLLQQQDGIQSAILHCKRSFNASRGSESSLLSRSVSDTLREKPSDLTEKAIG from the exons ATGGAAAGCTTCAGCTTGCTCAAATATTGGAGAGGTGGCGGCGGCACCGGTGCTACTGCCGCCGCTGATTTTGCTTTTAATAGCAACTCTTCTACTTCTGCCACAGCTACTGTTGTCACTGCTGTTCCGCGGAAAGAGGTGGATACGGATGAGGAGGAGAATGATAGTGATGATGGACCGTTTTTTGATTTGGAGTTTGCTGTTCCTGACGAGGACGAGGGTCGAAAACAGGGAAGAAACTGTATTGATggaagtgaagaagaagaagaagaagaagaagaaaatgatgatgatgatgatgatgaagaagatgaagatggagatggGGATGAGAGAGAGTTTAACTTCACGCTCTCATCTGGCTCTAGCAATGAACATTCCGATGCCAATCTCACGTTTTCTCCTTCTGATGACTTGTTTTTCAAAGGAAAGCTTGTTCCAGTTGAAGCTTCCTCCAACGGCGGTTCTGAACCAAACGTCAGGCCGCAACTTCGTGTCACATTGTTGAAATCAGCAGCTAAGTTTAGGGTCTTCATGTCGGGGTTGAAGAAATCGAAATCCAAcgtggaaaagaaaacagagaCGGATGGATCTGTTGAAGAGACGGCTAAAAGTGAGACAAAAGAAGAGACGACGGAAAACCCATTGGTGATAAACGAAAACCAACCGGAAAAAGATCAGAATCAGgctaaaaataagttttttgcTGTGAAATTTAAGGTCGAGGAAGTTCCGATCATGTCTCTGTTTACTAGAGACAACAGTTCAAGAGGGTCCGGAGTAACAACCAACAACAAACCCCAGAAACAAACCTCCGATGAATCAACTCCGGAGGAAAATCGTTTCTCAAAAGACGTATTAATGCAAAAGTACTTGAAGATGGTGAAGCCTCTGTACATTCGGGTTTCAAGAAGATACGGCGAGAAGTTCAAACTATCCGGACAGCTTATTTTGGGTGCAGCTGGAGCCAAGTCAAGTGCGCCGCCGTCTATAGCGGCGCCACCCACCTCCCCGTCGGCGGAGAAGTCCCTGGTAGAGACAGAAGCTGTCCAAGTGAAACCACCAACGACTACGACCAACAACAGCAAAGGCAGGAACATGCCAGCCAAGCTAAGAGTGGTTTGTAAGCATTTGGGAAAAAGTCGGTCAGCTTCCTCCGCCGTAGCGGCGGCGCCACCGGGGGTAGCACCGTCGAGAAGAGACGATTCGCTTCTGCAGCAACAAGACGGAATCCAAAGCGCCATTCTCCATTGCAAGAGATCCTTCAACGCTTCTCgag GTTCAGAGTCTTCCTTATTATCAAGGTCAGTAAGCGACACTCTGCGTGAGAAACCTTCAGATTTAACAGAAAAAGCCATTGGTTGA
- the LOC101213686 gene encoding uncharacterized protein LOC101213686 encodes MEQKGLLLSALSVGVGVGVGLGLATGQSVKQWSTSHSSNLITADKLEQEMLKHIVDGRESKVTFDDFPYYLSEQTRVLLTSAAYVHLKHAEVSKFTRNLSPASRAILLSGPAELYQQMLAKALAHYFEAKLLLLDITDFSLKIQSKYGTSVKESCFKRSTSESTLERLSGLFGSFSMLPSREDQKIGSLRRQRSGVELASWGNEGSSVLPKLRRNASAAANINNLASQCNVDKSASLKHMSSWAFEEKLLVQSLYKVLLYVSKANPIVLYLRDVDRFLSKSNRVYNLFHKMLQKLSGSILILGSRTIDSSNDYMEVDERLSALFPYNIEIRPPEDESHHVSWKSQLEEDMKSIKVQDNRNHIMEVLSDNDLDCDDLDSICVGDTLALSNYIEEIVVSAISYHLMNSKDAEYRNGKLIISSKSLSHGLGIFQAGKSTSKNSVQLEAQTGASKDSGAVKSEAKADTAAAEIRSETAPVAAAKIDGETAAPAVKAPEVPPDNEFEKRIRPEVIPANEIGVTFSDIGAMEEIKDSLQELVMLPLRRPDLFLGGLLKPCRGILLFGPPGTGKTMLAKAIAKEAGASFINVSMSTITSKWFGEDEKNVRALFTLAAKVSPTIIFVDEVDSMLGQRTRVGEHEAMRKIKNEFMAHWDGLLTKPGERVLVLAATNRPFDLDEAIIRRFERRIMVGLPSAENREMILTTLLGKEKVEEGLDKKELATMTEGYSGSDLKNFCMTAAYRPVRELIQQERLKDVEKKRRAAEGQNKTGDGAGESKEERVITLRALNMEDFKLAKNQVAASFAAEGAMMSELRQWNELYGEGGSRKKQQLTYFL; translated from the exons atggaGCAGAAGGGTTTGTTGCTGTCGGCGTTGAGTGTGGGAGTCGGAGTTGGGGTAGGGCTCGGACTAGCCACCGGACAAAGCGTGAAGCAATGGTCCACCTCTCATTCATCAAATCTAATCACCGCTGATAAATTGGAACAGGAAATGCTTAAACACATTGTTGATGGCCGTGAAAGCAAAGTCACTTTTGATGATTTCCCTTATTATCTCAG TGAACAAACACGAGTTCTATTGACAAGTGCTGCATATGTGCATTTGAAACATGCTGAAGTTTCTAAGTTCACTCGAAACCTTTCTCCAGCGAGTCGAGCCATCTTACTCTCCGGACCTGCTG aACTCTACCAGCAAATGCTTGCCAAGGCATTGGCTCACTATTTTGAGGCTAAACTATTGCTTTTAGATATAACTGACTTTTCTCTAAAG ATTCAGAGCAAATATGGTACTTCAGTCAAGGAATCT TGTTTTAAAAGGTCTACTTCAGAGTCAACATTGGAGAGATTATCTGGCTTATTTGGATCATTTTCAATGCTTCCATCCAGGGAAGACCAAAAAATAG GTTCATTGCGAAGGCAACGTAGTGGTGTGGAACTTGCATCGTG GGGAAACGAAGGATCTTCCGTTCTTCCAAAACTTCGAAGAAATGCCTCGGCTGCTGCTAACATTAATAACCTTGCTTCACAATGCAATGTTGACAAATCGG CTTCCCTTAAGCACATGAGCAGCTGGGCTTTTGAGGAGAAACTTCTTGTGCAGTCTTTGTATAAG GTTCTTCTATACGTGTCGAAAGCAAATCCCATTGTTTTATATCTTCGTGATGTAGATAGGTTTTTATCCAAGTCAAATAGGGTGTATAACTTGTTCCATAAAATGCTACAAAAATTGTCTGGATCAATTTTGATTCTTGGTTCGCGTACTATCGATTCGAGCAATGATTATATGGAGGTGGATGAGAGGCTCTCTGCTCTTTTTCCTTATAATATCGAGATTAGACCACCCGAAGATGAATCTCATCATGTCAGTTGGAAGTCTCAATTGGAAGAGGATATGAAGTCGATCAAGGTTCAGGATAACCGAAACCATATCATGGAAGTTCTTTCAGATAATGATCTTGACTGCGACGATCTCGATTCGATCTGTGTTGGTGATACCTTGGCTCTCAGTAACTACATAGAAGAGATTGTGGTGTCTGCAATTTCTTATCATCTAATGAATAGCAAGGACGCTGAATACAGAAACGGAAAACTGATTATTTCGAGCAAGAG TTTGTCCCATGGACTGGGCATATTCCAGGCAGGAAAATCCACTAGCAAAAATAGTGTACAGCTTGAAGCACAAACTGGAGCTTCAaag GACTCGGGAGCAGTGAAATCTGAAGCAAAAGCTGATACCGCAGCTGCTGAAATCAGAAGTGAAACAGCACCTGTAGCTGCGGCAAAAATCGATGGAGAGACGGCTGCTCCAGCTGTAAAAGCCCCA GAAGTTCCACCAGATAACGAGTTTGAGAAACGCATTAGGCCAGAGGTCATACCTGCGAATGAGATTGGTGTTACATTTTCTGACATTGGTGCGATGGAGGAAATAAAAGATTCTCTTCAAGAACTAGTAATGCTTCCTCTTCGAAGGCCGGATTTATTTCTTGGAGGGCTTTTGAAGCCTTGCAGAGGCATATTGTTGTTTGGACCTCCTGGAACTGGAAAGACTATGTTAGCTAAGGCCATAGCAAAAGAAGCTGGAGCAAGCTTCATTAATGTATCAATGTCTACCATAACTTCCAAATGGTTTGGCGAAGACGAGAAGAATGTTCGGGCTTTATTCACACTGGCAGCTAAAGTCTCTCCCACCATCATATTTGTAGACGAGGTAGATAGTATGCTTGGGCAGCGAACAAGAGTCGGTGAGCATGAGGCAATGAGGAAGATAAAGAATGAGTTCATGGCTCATTGGGATGGACTCTTGACGAAGCCAGGGGAGCGTGTACTTGTTCTTGCAGCAACAAATAGGCCATTTGACCTCGATGAGGCCATCATACGGCGTTTTGAGAGAAG AATAATGGTGGGGTTGCCATCAGcagaaaatagagaaatgaTATTGACAACTCTCTTGGGGAAAGAAAAGGTGGAAGAAGGGCTAGACAAGAAGGAGCTGGCCACAATGACAGAAGGGTATAGTGGAAGTGATCTCAAG AACTTCTGTATGACGGCTGCATATCGACCTGTTCGAGAACTAATACAGCAAGAAAGACTAAAGGATGTG GAGAAAAAACGAAGAGCTGCCGAAGGACAGAATAAGACAGGGGATGGAGCTGGagaaagcaaagaagaaagagtaaTCACCCTCAGGGCACTAAATATGGAGGATTTCAAACTAGCAAAGAATCAG GTTGCAGCAAGTTTTGCAGCAGAAGGAGCGATGATGAGTGAATTGAGGCAATGGAATGAGTTATATGGGGAAGGAGGATCTAGAAAGAAGCAACAGTTAACTTATTTCCTGTGA